The genomic stretch ATATCTATTATACACATGGCAATACATACATATTTTAGCATATATAAAGTAATAATACCGTTTGATTTTCATGCACACGACACCTTTTGCTTCTCTTCCATTTAACACATAACTGGCATATGAATCCAAACAcgtctctctttctctttctctctctctctcccaacTCTTAAGTTCAAAGCTTCACCCCCCAATGCTTTTTAAACAATTACAAACTTTGCAGAACTAGATCAAAATAAGCAGAAAAAAAAACAGCTAGCTAGTATTCATAGAGATTGCTGAAAAGATTCTAAAGTTGCACTTTGTTCTTTGTCATGTGAAGTATCAAAACTGTTCCTTGATCAACAACAATTCAGTACATAACATGGCAGAGCTTCTATTATTCACATGTCTTTCACTACTTTTTCTTATTACTCAAGAGAATTGACAAAAAGAAAAACaccctctattttttttttcttttcctaagGTGAGTTTCAATTAATCACTCATATAAtatatagtttttatttattattattgttatgaatctaattattattttttttgcagtgaaattttttatttttggagaGTACTTATTATTATGCTGCTAAGAAATAGATCAAGAGCAGTGACTAAGCCAAATATAATGGCTGATCACAGTTCTCAACAATCTTCCAATAATCAAAACTGTGCTAAAAAATCAATCCCCTCTCTATTTAATTCACCAAAATTATTCAGAGATTTCACCACCACCAACAATAATACTACTCTTTCAGAAGCTTTGAAAAGTCCAACTTCAATTCTTGACACTAGAATATTACTATTATCACCTTATGCCTTTGGAAAATCACTTTTTCATGACAAGAAAATCCAAACAGTTTCCAACAAAAATTTCTCATCAAGAAGCATTGGTCTTGCTCTTATAGGTAATGATGATTCAGTTGATGACAATGATTCTGTTGAACCAAACAAAGGAAGTGTTTTGTTTGGAACACAGCTTAGAGTTAAAATTCCATCTTTGCCCTCTCCTATATTTTCTCCAATTGAATCTCGGTCTCAAACCGAAACCGAAACCAAAACCAAAGACTTGCCAAATTCAATGTCTTTGAGTGAGATGGAACTTTCTGAAGAATATACTTGTGTGAAATCTCATGGACCTAATCCAAGAACCACCCATATATTCAATAATCATGTTGTTGAAGAGAGTTATTGTTGTTTGCCACCAAAATCTAACTCATGTTATGGTAATTTCCTTGGAGTTTGTTACACTTGCAAGAAACATCTTGAGCATACAAAGGACATCTTTATCTATAGGTAAATTTCATTTCCAAGTTTTCCTTTCTATGCATTTTGCATTAGTACTACTTATGAATCACTGGCACAAACACCAGACACCAGACGAATCACTGGTACAGACACTAGACACGATATTGATACTGATGTGAACGATAATTACATGTGTCGTGTCAGTGTCATACACATGACATAGTTTTATCCTGAGGTGCCGGTATTACAAATGTTCTAACTataattgtgttttaattttcAGAGGAGAGAAAGCTTTTTGCAGTAAAGAATGCAGGCACAGAGAAATGGTGATAGACGGTGTAGAAAGTTCGGAAGAATATGAAAGTACTAATGCTTAA from Vicia villosa cultivar HV-30 ecotype Madison, WI unplaced genomic scaffold, Vvil1.0 ctg.000010F_1_1, whole genome shotgun sequence encodes the following:
- the LOC131621712 gene encoding FCS-Like Zinc finger 8-like translates to MLLRNRSRAVTKPNIMADHSSQQSSNNQNCAKKSIPSLFNSPKLFRDFTTTNNNTTLSEALKSPTSILDTRILLLSPYAFGKSLFHDKKIQTVSNKNFSSRSIGLALIGNDDSVDDNDSVEPNKGSVLFGTQLRVKIPSLPSPIFSPIESRSQTETETKTKDLPNSMSLSEMELSEEYTCVKSHGPNPRTTHIFNNHVVEESYCCLPPKSNSCYGNFLGVCYTCKKHLEHTKDIFIYRGEKAFCSKECRHREMVIDGVESSEEYESTNA